One window from the genome of Streptomyces sp. NBC_00287 encodes:
- a CDS encoding catechol 2,3-dioxygenase → MTPPLGDIAHIGHAQLFTPDLDAGVAFFTDYLGLTVNHQQGDNVYLRTFDDYEHHSLVLTARDRPGLGRLALRTSSEEALHRRIKAVEESGGSGHWVEDQPGLGKLYVTTDPDGHEHALYWESEHYEAPEELRPALKNQPQAKPNRGVGVRRLDHINFLAADVLANAEFQQRVLGARPTEQIRLDSGKIAARWLTYTNKSYDVVYTSDWTGSAGRLHHIAFATDTREDILRAADLAIDSGVFIETGPHKHAIQQTFFLYVYEPGGNRIELCNPLTRLVLAPDWPLITWTEEERKKGQAWGLKTIESFHTHGTPPVA, encoded by the coding sequence GCGTCGCCTTCTTCACCGACTATCTGGGCCTGACGGTCAATCACCAGCAAGGCGACAACGTCTACTTGCGGACCTTCGACGACTACGAGCACCACAGCCTGGTCCTCACCGCCCGCGACCGGCCCGGCCTCGGCCGACTCGCCCTGCGCACCTCGAGCGAAGAGGCACTGCACCGTCGTATCAAGGCAGTTGAGGAGTCGGGCGGCTCCGGACACTGGGTCGAGGACCAGCCCGGCCTCGGCAAGCTGTATGTCACCACCGACCCCGACGGCCATGAACACGCCCTGTACTGGGAGAGCGAACACTACGAGGCGCCCGAGGAGTTGAGGCCTGCGCTGAAGAACCAGCCGCAGGCCAAACCGAATCGGGGCGTGGGCGTACGACGGCTCGACCACATCAACTTCCTCGCCGCCGACGTGCTCGCCAACGCCGAGTTCCAGCAACGCGTGCTCGGCGCCCGGCCGACGGAACAGATCCGGCTCGACAGCGGGAAGATCGCGGCGCGCTGGCTGACGTACACGAACAAGTCGTACGACGTCGTCTACACCTCGGACTGGACCGGCAGCGCGGGGCGGCTGCACCACATCGCCTTCGCCACCGACACCCGCGAGGACATCCTGCGCGCCGCCGATCTCGCCATCGACAGCGGGGTGTTCATCGAGACGGGACCGCACAAGCACGCCATCCAGCAGACGTTCTTCCTCTACGTCTACGAGCCGGGCGGCAACCGGATCGAGCTGTGCAATCCGCTCACCCGGCTGGTGCTGGCGCCCGACTGGCCGCTGATCACCTGGACCGAGGAGGAGCGGAAGAAGGGACAGGCCTGGGGCCTGAAGACCATCGAGTCCTTCCATACGCACGGGACGCCACCGGTCGCGTAG
- a CDS encoding MFS transporter codes for MRLLTKTLTLSYGSSMLVGALTAGTVADRIGRKKLMVSCVVLFSLASGGCAIADSVAVFGLGRTLAGVGLGGLLPTAISMVSDYAPRGRGAIIIGLLMTAHHAGGIPSAYVAKWLIEPAGWRAAFWVCVLPLLFAPVLAKFLPESLSFLLAKGRTEEARALAVRYDVELPAAKTDKPGSADRWANLVGLFRGGEWMQTLLYWLASFGGLLLVYGVATWLPTLMRAEGYELGSALTFVVVFNLGGIVGMLVAGRAADRFGAPRISAIWFALTAAGVFLLSVHMPLGVTMTVVFLTGVFLNSAQTMIYATVSIRSTPENRATAVGWTSGMGRFGAVFGPWLGGQLLAANNGDWGFTAFALAGLSSMVFIGIAALRGGRKTTSDSTPQELVTTH; via the coding sequence ATGAGATTGTTGACAAAAACGTTGACTCTTTCGTACGGCTCCAGCATGCTGGTCGGCGCCCTGACCGCCGGTACCGTCGCGGACCGGATCGGGCGCAAGAAGCTGATGGTCTCCTGCGTGGTCCTGTTCTCGCTGGCCTCGGGCGGGTGCGCGATCGCCGACTCCGTCGCGGTCTTCGGCCTCGGCCGGACGCTGGCGGGCGTCGGCCTCGGTGGGCTGCTCCCCACCGCGATCAGCATGGTCTCCGACTACGCTCCGCGCGGCCGCGGCGCGATCATCATCGGCCTGCTGATGACCGCCCACCACGCGGGCGGCATCCCCTCCGCCTACGTCGCCAAGTGGCTCATCGAGCCGGCCGGCTGGCGCGCCGCCTTCTGGGTCTGTGTGCTCCCGCTGCTCTTCGCCCCCGTGCTCGCCAAGTTCCTGCCCGAGTCCCTGAGCTTCCTTCTCGCCAAGGGCCGCACCGAGGAGGCCCGCGCCCTGGCCGTCCGCTACGACGTCGAACTCCCCGCAGCCAAGACCGACAAGCCGGGCTCCGCCGACCGCTGGGCCAACCTCGTGGGCCTGTTCCGCGGCGGCGAGTGGATGCAGACCCTGCTGTACTGGCTCGCCTCCTTCGGCGGACTGCTGCTGGTCTACGGCGTCGCCACCTGGCTGCCCACCCTGATGCGCGCCGAGGGCTACGAGCTGGGCTCCGCGCTGACCTTCGTCGTCGTCTTCAACCTCGGCGGCATCGTGGGCATGCTGGTGGCCGGCCGCGCCGCCGACCGCTTCGGCGCCCCGCGTATCTCCGCGATCTGGTTCGCGCTGACCGCGGCCGGGGTGTTCCTGCTCAGCGTCCATATGCCGCTCGGGGTGACCATGACGGTCGTCTTCCTCACCGGGGTGTTCCTCAACAGCGCCCAGACGATGATCTACGCGACGGTCTCGATCCGCTCGACCCCCGAGAACCGCGCCACCGCCGTCGGCTGGACCTCCGGCATGGGCCGCTTCGGCGCCGTCTTCGGACCGTGGCTCGGCGGCCAGCTGCTCGCCGCGAACAACGGGGATTGGGGCTTCACCGCCTTCGCGCTCGCCGGTCTGTCGTCCATGGTCTTCATCGGGATCGCCGCGCTGCGGGGCGGGCGCAAGACCACCTCCGACAGCACTCCGCAGGAGCTGGTCACCACGCACTGA
- a CDS encoding AEC family transporter, translating into MGAVEALEKLAPVVLAFGCGVVLARRKVVPAESSKVFADYAFLFAVPCFLFGNIYRSDLGALFDWRAITGYATAAGAAAVLTGVVARARGVRDPRGVALRIMAAVQVNTAYFAVPVFIMLFGDAAPIFPVLLFQVCILSLVIISIMELGRTDRVGSPARRLGSAVTASLLTPVVIACNAGILLNLMPVTVPGVVLDSFAFVGDSASPVALFALGLHLGGSGLKVRGTTLEEIWIIAFKCVAFPLITYVVCHHLFGVGGEWLGYLVLIAAMPAPQNLFIFAQRYDVGVDLSAALVIKSSVVALLLLPLWTQWAGRTA; encoded by the coding sequence ATGGGAGCGGTAGAGGCTCTGGAGAAGCTGGCACCGGTGGTGCTTGCCTTCGGCTGCGGGGTCGTCCTCGCGAGGCGGAAGGTCGTACCGGCCGAGAGCTCGAAGGTCTTCGCGGACTACGCCTTCCTCTTCGCCGTGCCCTGCTTCCTGTTCGGGAACATCTACCGCAGCGATCTCGGGGCGCTGTTCGACTGGCGGGCCATCACCGGCTACGCGACCGCGGCCGGCGCCGCGGCCGTACTCACCGGAGTGGTGGCCCGGGCCAGGGGCGTACGCGATCCCCGCGGGGTGGCGCTGCGCATCATGGCCGCCGTCCAGGTGAACACGGCCTATTTCGCCGTGCCGGTATTCATCATGCTGTTCGGGGACGCGGCACCGATCTTCCCGGTGCTGCTGTTCCAGGTCTGCATCCTGTCCCTGGTCATCATCTCGATCATGGAGTTGGGGCGCACGGACCGCGTCGGCAGCCCGGCGCGGCGGCTCGGATCGGCCGTCACCGCCTCGCTGTTGACCCCTGTGGTCATCGCCTGCAACGCCGGGATCCTGCTCAACCTGATGCCCGTGACGGTGCCGGGGGTGGTGCTCGACAGCTTCGCGTTCGTCGGCGACAGCGCCTCGCCCGTGGCGCTGTTCGCCCTCGGACTGCACCTCGGCGGCAGCGGCCTGAAGGTGCGCGGCACCACCTTGGAGGAGATATGGATCATCGCCTTCAAATGCGTCGCCTTCCCGCTGATCACCTACGTGGTGTGTCACCACCTCTTCGGCGTCGGGGGCGAGTGGCTCGGCTACCTCGTCCTCATAGCGGCCATGCCCGCGCCGCAGAACCTGTTCATCTTCGCCCAGCGCTACGACGTCGGCGTCGACTTGTCCGCCGCCCTCGTCATCAAGAGCTCGGTCGTCGCACTGCTCCTGCTCCCGCTGTGGACGCAGTGGGCGGGGCGGACGGCCTGA
- a CDS encoding TauD/TfdA dioxygenase family protein, whose protein sequence is MVRVHPETGEKALFISPGSTTRITGFTELESRHLLDLLFQHMTSTENTVRFRWEPGSIALLGQPHHLPSRPHRPGTGGHAVAAGRCEGLGHVARLRAAHQRARRGAELLRLPLGRPTGP, encoded by the coding sequence GTGGTACGCGTCCACCCCGAGACCGGCGAGAAGGCGCTCTTCATCAGCCCGGGCTCGACCACCCGCATCACCGGGTTCACCGAGCTGGAGAGTCGCCATCTGCTGGACCTGCTCTTCCAGCACATGACCAGCACGGAGAACACGGTCCGCTTCCGCTGGGAGCCCGGCTCCATCGCCCTTCTGGGACAACCGCACCACCTGCCATCTCGCCCCCACCGACCCGGAACAGGCGGTCATGCCGTTGCCGCTGGGCGGTGCGAAGGGCTCGGGCATGTCGCTCGCCTTCGAGCTGCTCACCAGCGTGCTCGTCGGGGCGCCGAACTTCTCCGCCTTCCACTCGGACGACCCACAGGGCCGTAA
- a CDS encoding Ldh family oxidoreductase — protein sequence MPLGGAKGSGMSLAFELLTSVLVGAPNFSAFHSDDPQGRKHRQNALLIAVDPAAFGDPGAFTAAVDDTLATLKGPGERSAAVAAERAEQGIPVTPKVWRELTEAAGRFGITPPPA from the coding sequence TTGCCGCTGGGCGGTGCGAAGGGCTCGGGCATGTCGCTCGCCTTCGAGCTGCTCACCAGCGTGCTCGTCGGGGCGCCGAACTTCTCCGCCTTCCACTCGGACGACCCACAGGGCCGTAAGCACCGCCAGAACGCCCTGCTCATCGCCGTGGACCCGGCGGCCTTCGGGGATCCGGGCGCCTTCACGGCGGCGGTGGACGACACCTTGGCCACGCTCAAGGGGCCCGGCGAGCGCAGCGCCGCCGTGGCCGCCGAGCGGGCCGAACAGGGGATCCCGGTCACGCCGAAGGTGTGGCGCGAACTGACGGAGGCGGCCGGCAGGTTCGGCATCACACCGCCGCCCGCCTGA
- a CDS encoding ABC transporter substrate-binding protein: MTRPWRTGTAGLAVLGLTLTACGGTKVGDDSSSASDSSGKCGTFNLAVNPWVGYEADAAVVAYVAEHELGCTVEKKDLKAEIGWQGFETGEVDAILENWGHEDLKKKYITQQKTAVDLGSTGNKGIIGWYLPPWIVKKYPDITDWKNLNKYAANFKTSESGGKGQLLDGDPSYQTNDEALVKNLKLDFKVVYAGSETALIQAFRDAEQNKKWVIGYFYEPQWFFSEVPLVHVELPRYTKGCDADPAKVACDYPVFDLDKIVSAKFAESGSPAYDLVKNFKWTNDDQNTVAKSIALDKMTPEAAAKKWVDANPDKVKAWLG, translated from the coding sequence ATGACAAGACCATGGAGAACCGGCACAGCCGGCCTGGCCGTCCTCGGCCTCACCCTCACCGCGTGCGGCGGGACGAAGGTGGGCGATGACAGCTCCTCGGCTTCCGACAGCTCGGGCAAGTGCGGCACGTTCAACCTCGCGGTCAACCCGTGGGTGGGCTACGAGGCGGACGCGGCGGTCGTCGCGTATGTCGCCGAACACGAACTCGGCTGCACGGTGGAGAAGAAGGACCTGAAGGCGGAGATCGGCTGGCAGGGGTTCGAGACGGGCGAGGTCGACGCCATCCTGGAGAACTGGGGCCACGAGGACCTGAAAAAGAAGTACATCACCCAGCAGAAGACCGCCGTCGATCTCGGCTCGACCGGCAACAAGGGCATCATCGGCTGGTACCTCCCGCCGTGGATCGTGAAGAAGTACCCGGACATCACCGACTGGAAGAACCTCAACAAGTACGCGGCCAACTTCAAGACCTCCGAGTCGGGCGGCAAGGGCCAGCTCCTCGACGGCGACCCGTCGTACCAGACCAACGACGAGGCCCTGGTCAAGAACCTGAAGCTGGACTTCAAGGTGGTGTACGCGGGCAGCGAGACCGCGCTCATCCAGGCCTTCCGGGACGCCGAGCAGAACAAGAAATGGGTGATCGGCTACTTCTACGAGCCGCAGTGGTTCTTCTCGGAGGTGCCGCTGGTCCACGTCGAGCTGCCCAGGTACACGAAGGGCTGTGACGCCGATCCGGCGAAGGTCGCCTGCGACTATCCCGTGTTCGACCTCGACAAGATCGTCAGCGCGAAGTTCGCCGAGTCGGGCAGCCCGGCCTACGACCTGGTGAAGAACTTCAAGTGGACCAACGATGACCAGAATACGGTGGCGAAATCCATAGCGCTGGACAAGATGACGCCGGAGGCGGCGGCGAAGAAGTGGGTGGACGCGAACCCCGACAAGGTCAAGGCCTGGCTCGGATAG
- a CDS encoding formylglycine-generating enzyme family protein, whose protein sequence is MVAVPAGEFLMGSQDALAYPADGEGPVRTVHVDAFWMDACTVSNAQFARFAAATGYRSSAERIGWSFVFAGLLPDDFPPTRGVVGAPWWRQVERANWRRPDGPHSTWENRPDHPVVHVDWDDARAYCAWAGKRLPTEAEWERAARGGLHGKVFPWGDELEPGGRPRMNVWQGDFPNRHPTADGWYGTCPVDAYEPGGFGLYNATGNVWEWCEDQFSLTRQEQRRVAKGGSYLCHASYCRRYRVAARQGLFPDSATGNVGFRCALDFDTLTQPSALSATRGRVRSTTP, encoded by the coding sequence ATGGTGGCCGTGCCTGCCGGCGAGTTCCTCATGGGAAGCCAGGACGCGCTCGCCTACCCGGCCGACGGGGAAGGTCCGGTGCGGACCGTGCACGTGGATGCCTTCTGGATGGACGCCTGCACGGTGTCCAACGCACAGTTCGCGCGCTTCGCCGCCGCGACCGGGTACCGCTCCTCCGCCGAGCGGATCGGCTGGTCGTTCGTCTTCGCCGGCCTGCTCCCGGACGACTTCCCGCCGACCCGGGGCGTGGTGGGCGCCCCCTGGTGGCGCCAGGTCGAGCGGGCCAACTGGCGCCGTCCCGACGGACCGCACTCCACCTGGGAGAACCGACCGGACCATCCCGTCGTCCACGTCGACTGGGACGACGCCCGCGCCTACTGCGCATGGGCCGGCAAGCGCCTGCCCACCGAGGCGGAATGGGAACGCGCCGCCCGAGGGGGACTGCACGGCAAGGTGTTCCCCTGGGGCGACGAGCTCGAACCGGGCGGCCGCCCCCGGATGAACGTCTGGCAGGGCGACTTCCCGAACCGGCACCCGACGGCCGACGGCTGGTACGGCACCTGCCCGGTCGACGCCTACGAGCCGGGCGGCTTCGGCCTGTACAACGCCACCGGCAACGTCTGGGAATGGTGCGAGGACCAGTTCTCCCTCACGCGCCAGGAACAGCGGCGCGTCGCCAAGGGTGGCTCCTACCTGTGCCATGCCTCCTACTGCCGCCGGTACCGGGTCGCCGCGAGGCAAGGCCTGTTCCCGGACTCGGCAACCGGCAATGTCGGGTTCCGGTGCGCCCTGGACTTCGACACCCTCACTCAGCCCTCAGCCCTCAGCGCAACGCGCGGACGCGTAAGGAGCACAACACCATGA
- a CDS encoding arylsulfatase: protein MTEFDAGRHILPRPDSRRPLTTAMDVHDQETPFTPIGPVPPPPGAPNVVIVLVDDLGFGTSSAFGGPCEMPAAERLAGNGLRYTRFHVTALCSPTRQALLTGRNHHSVGMGGTTEMTTAAPGYNGFRPRSAATMAQILQGNGYSTAAFGKWHQTPPREISAVGPFDRWPTGEGFDTFYGFMGAEMNHWYPLLYQGTTPVEPDRRPEDGYHLSEDLVDHAIDWVRTQRTLTPGRPFLTYLALGAAHAPLHVAPEWQEKYRGHFDHGWDRQRELTLQRQKELGVVPQDAELASWAEGVPHWDELSDNQRRLAVRFMETFAGFTEHADVQVGRFLDALEELGELDNTLVLYILGDNGASGEGGIEGTIVEHRLGHGIVDDPDEMIDHLDEIGGPHSYPIAPAGWALALNTPYQWTKQVASHFGGTRDGMILHWPRGVPEGGGLRHQFSHVIDVLPTILDCAGVPAPFSVDGVPQQPLEGTSMWRTLADPRAPEFHHTQYFEMCGNRGIYHQGWMAVTRHGIPWEMVPDRSRRFSDDVWELYDLNKDWSQAHDLAREHPEKLRQLQDLFLIEAAKYQVFPLDDRVTERENPAVAGRIDLLGDRTSVTYRGGMRRFTEETTPNVKNRSHSITADIDVPDTTAEGVLIAQGGRFGGWSLYVTEGRPAYAYNYFGMSLYTVRADEPLTPGRHEVRLEFGYDGGGLGRGGTTVLLVDGERRATGRVERTIPYYFSFDETLDVGVDLSTPVTDDYPVLDNEFTGTVHTVRIDLDPAAGDPSDFEGGLHRRVMGAQ, encoded by the coding sequence ATGACTGAGTTCGATGCCGGACGGCACATACTCCCGCGCCCGGACAGCCGCCGGCCGCTCACCACCGCGATGGACGTCCACGACCAGGAGACCCCCTTCACCCCGATCGGACCGGTTCCCCCTCCCCCGGGCGCCCCGAACGTGGTGATCGTGCTGGTCGACGACCTCGGCTTCGGTACGTCCAGCGCGTTCGGCGGGCCCTGCGAGATGCCCGCCGCGGAGCGCCTCGCCGGAAACGGGCTGCGCTACACCCGCTTCCATGTGACGGCCCTGTGCTCGCCGACCCGGCAGGCCCTGCTGACCGGCCGCAACCACCACTCGGTCGGCATGGGCGGCACCACCGAGATGACCACGGCGGCCCCCGGCTACAACGGATTCCGGCCGCGCAGCGCGGCCACCATGGCCCAGATCCTCCAGGGCAACGGCTACAGCACGGCCGCCTTCGGCAAATGGCATCAGACCCCGCCGCGGGAGATCAGCGCGGTCGGGCCCTTCGACCGCTGGCCGACCGGGGAGGGCTTCGACACCTTCTACGGGTTCATGGGCGCCGAGATGAACCACTGGTACCCGCTGCTGTACCAGGGCACCACCCCCGTCGAGCCGGACCGCCGGCCCGAGGACGGCTACCACCTCTCCGAGGACCTCGTCGACCACGCCATCGACTGGGTCCGCACCCAGCGCACACTGACCCCGGGCCGCCCCTTCCTCACCTACCTCGCCCTCGGTGCCGCGCACGCGCCCCTGCATGTCGCCCCGGAGTGGCAGGAGAAGTACCGCGGACACTTCGACCACGGCTGGGACCGCCAACGCGAGCTGACCCTGCAACGGCAGAAGGAACTCGGGGTCGTGCCCCAGGACGCGGAACTCGCGAGCTGGGCGGAGGGCGTTCCCCACTGGGACGAACTCTCCGACAACCAGCGCCGGTTGGCGGTCCGGTTCATGGAGACGTTCGCCGGGTTCACCGAACACGCCGACGTGCAGGTCGGCAGATTCCTCGACGCGCTGGAGGAGCTCGGCGAGCTGGACAACACCCTCGTCCTCTACATCCTCGGCGACAACGGCGCCTCCGGCGAGGGCGGCATCGAGGGCACGATCGTCGAGCACCGGCTCGGGCACGGCATCGTGGACGACCCCGACGAGATGATCGACCACCTCGACGAGATCGGCGGGCCCCACAGCTATCCGATCGCCCCCGCGGGCTGGGCGCTGGCGCTCAACACCCCCTACCAGTGGACCAAGCAGGTGGCCTCGCACTTCGGCGGCACCCGGGACGGCATGATCCTGCACTGGCCCCGAGGAGTCCCCGAAGGCGGCGGCCTGCGCCACCAGTTCTCGCACGTGATCGACGTACTGCCGACGATTCTGGACTGTGCGGGGGTCCCGGCACCGTTCAGCGTCGACGGGGTGCCCCAGCAGCCCCTGGAGGGGACGAGCATGTGGCGCACGCTGGCCGATCCGCGGGCGCCCGAGTTCCATCACACCCAGTACTTCGAGATGTGCGGCAATCGGGGCATCTACCACCAGGGCTGGATGGCGGTCACCCGGCACGGCATCCCCTGGGAGATGGTGCCGGACCGCAGCCGTCGGTTCTCCGACGACGTCTGGGAGCTCTACGACCTGAACAAGGACTGGAGCCAGGCGCACGACCTCGCCCGCGAACACCCCGAGAAGTTGCGCCAGTTGCAGGATCTGTTCCTGATCGAAGCGGCCAAGTACCAGGTCTTCCCGCTGGACGACCGGGTCACCGAACGGGAGAACCCCGCCGTGGCCGGGCGGATCGACCTCCTCGGCGACCGCACGTCCGTGACCTACCGCGGCGGAATGCGGCGGTTCACGGAGGAGACCACCCCCAACGTCAAGAACCGCTCGCACAGCATCACCGCGGACATCGACGTGCCGGACACGACCGCCGAGGGCGTACTCATCGCGCAGGGCGGCCGGTTCGGCGGCTGGAGCCTGTACGTCACCGAGGGCAGACCGGCCTACGCCTACAACTACTTCGGGATGAGCCTGTACACCGTGCGCGCCGACGAACCACTGACACCGGGACGGCACGAGGTACGGCTCGAGTTCGGCTACGACGGCGGCGGACTCGGCAGGGGCGGGACCACCGTGCTCCTGGTGGACGGCGAACGGCGGGCGACCGGACGCGTCGAGCGGACCATCCCGTACTACTTCTCGTTCGACGAGACGCTCGACGTAGGAGTGGACCTCAGTACGCCAGTGACCGACGATTATCCCGTCCTCGACAACGAGTTCACGGGCACCGTGCACACCGTGCGCATCGACCTGGACCCGGCGGCCGGCGACCCGTCGGACTTCGAGGGTGGGCTGCACCGGCGCGTCATGGGGGCCCAGTGA
- a CDS encoding LysR family transcriptional regulator, with the protein MERRQLEYFIAVVEHGGFTAAAIALHVAQPSLSHAIRTLEREFGGKLFHRLPHGVALTAAGEALVQPARQVLRDLTTAGSLVREVLGLSGGRLDIVSQTTLSVDPLAGMLGHFHRVHPKVSVRVVDPEQGPAVAHMVAAGQCELGLVDASVPTADLRGMDLPEQEMHVVLPPDHPHPPGATITSRELAALDLIVTPPGTETRAAVDDVCTALGVPPRIVVETAHRAMIVPLILSGVGASLLPGSMARDAALRGARMLSNRPRLLRHGRLVWRSGPLSPAAQAFVDLAAAPAEA; encoded by the coding sequence ATGGAACGACGCCAGCTGGAATACTTCATCGCCGTGGTCGAGCACGGCGGATTCACAGCCGCGGCCATTGCACTCCATGTTGCCCAGCCCTCGCTTTCCCATGCGATCCGCACCCTGGAGCGCGAATTCGGCGGAAAACTCTTTCATCGCCTCCCGCACGGCGTCGCACTCACCGCGGCGGGCGAGGCACTGGTCCAGCCGGCACGGCAGGTGCTGCGCGATCTGACCACGGCCGGTTCCCTGGTCCGTGAAGTCCTCGGGCTCAGCGGCGGCCGGCTCGACATCGTCTCCCAGACGACCCTGTCGGTCGATCCGCTCGCCGGCATGCTGGGGCACTTCCATCGCGTGCATCCGAAGGTCTCCGTACGCGTGGTCGACCCGGAGCAAGGCCCCGCCGTGGCGCACATGGTCGCTGCCGGTCAGTGCGAACTCGGCCTGGTGGACGCCTCGGTGCCCACGGCGGACCTGCGCGGGATGGACCTGCCCGAGCAGGAGATGCACGTCGTGCTGCCCCCGGACCACCCGCATCCGCCGGGCGCCACCATCACCTCGCGCGAACTGGCCGCGCTGGACCTGATCGTGACACCGCCGGGCACCGAGACCCGGGCGGCGGTGGACGACGTGTGCACCGCGCTGGGCGTCCCCCCGAGGATCGTGGTGGAGACCGCGCACCGCGCGATGATCGTGCCGCTGATCCTCTCGGGCGTGGGCGCCTCACTCCTGCCCGGCTCCATGGCCCGGGACGCCGCGCTGCGCGGGGCCCGGATGCTGTCCAACCGGCCACGGCTGTTGCGCCACGGCCGGCTGGTCTGGCGGTCGGGCCCGCTGTCCCCCGCCGCCCAGGCCTTCGTGGACCTGGCGGCCGCACCCGCCGAGGCCTGA
- a CDS encoding S-(hydroxymethyl)mycothiol dehydrogenase, translating into MTHQVRAVVARGKGAPVSLETIIVPDPGPGEALVKIEACGVCHTDLHYREGGINDDFPFLLGHEAAGVVESVGEGVTDVVPGDFVILNWRAVCGQCRACLRGRPWYCFSTHNAKQKMTLLDGTELSPALGIGAFAEKTLVAAGQCTKVDRAASAAAAGLLGCGVMAGIGAAINTGNVGRGDSVAVIGCGGVGDAAVVGANLAGAAKIIAVDIDDRKLATAKKLGATHTVNSKEADAVEAIRELTGGFGADVVIEAVGRPETYQQAFYARDLAGTVVLVGVPTPEMKLELPLLDVFGRGGSLKSSWYGDCLPSRDFPMLIDLYLQGRLDLDAFVTETIALDEVENAFERMHGGDVLRSVVVL; encoded by the coding sequence ATGACGCATCAGGTCCGTGCTGTCGTCGCGCGGGGCAAGGGTGCCCCCGTCAGCCTGGAGACGATCATCGTGCCCGACCCCGGTCCGGGGGAGGCGCTGGTGAAGATCGAGGCCTGCGGGGTCTGTCACACCGATCTGCACTATCGCGAGGGTGGTATCAACGACGACTTCCCCTTCCTGTTGGGCCATGAGGCCGCGGGTGTCGTGGAGTCGGTGGGGGAGGGCGTCACCGATGTCGTGCCCGGTGACTTCGTCATCCTGAACTGGCGTGCCGTGTGCGGACAGTGCCGCGCCTGTCTGCGCGGACGCCCGTGGTACTGCTTCAGCACGCACAACGCCAAGCAGAAGATGACCCTGCTCGACGGCACCGAGCTGTCTCCGGCGCTGGGTATCGGCGCCTTCGCGGAGAAGACGCTGGTCGCGGCCGGACAGTGCACCAAGGTCGACCGGGCCGCGTCGGCGGCCGCCGCCGGACTGCTCGGCTGCGGGGTGATGGCGGGCATCGGCGCCGCGATCAACACCGGCAACGTCGGCCGCGGCGACAGCGTGGCGGTCATCGGCTGCGGCGGCGTCGGGGACGCGGCGGTCGTCGGGGCGAACCTGGCGGGCGCGGCGAAGATCATCGCCGTCGACATCGACGACCGGAAACTGGCGACCGCCAAGAAGCTGGGGGCGACCCACACCGTCAACTCCAAGGAAGCGGACGCCGTCGAGGCGATCCGCGAGCTGACCGGCGGCTTCGGCGCCGATGTCGTCATCGAGGCGGTGGGCCGCCCGGAGACGTACCAGCAGGCCTTCTACGCCCGCGATCTCGCCGGCACGGTCGTCCTGGTCGGTGTCCCCACCCCGGAGATGAAGCTCGAACTGCCCCTGCTGGACGTCTTCGGCCGTGGCGGGTCGCTGAAGTCCTCCTGGTACGGCGACTGCCTGCCCTCTCGTGACTTCCCGATGCTCATCGACCTCTATCTCCAGGGCCGCCTCGACCTGGACGCCTTCGTCACCGAGACCATCGCGCTCGACGAGGTGGAGAACGCCTTCGAGCGGATGCACGGCGGCGACGTCCTGCGCTCGGTGGTGGTGCTGTGA
- a CDS encoding MBL fold metallo-hydrolase, with translation MAARIERLVTSGQFTLDGGTWDVDNNVWIVGDDREVIVVDAAHDADAIAEAVGDRRLKAVVCTHAHNDHIDAAPELAARTGAPILLHADDLPLWKQTHPDRTPDGELTDGQVLTVAGVELTVLHTPGHAPGAVCLYTAALTALFSGDTLFSGGPGATGRSYSHFPTIIDSIRGRLLGLPGDTVVYTGHGETTTVSAEAPQLQEWIDRGF, from the coding sequence ATGGCCGCCCGCATCGAACGCCTCGTCACCTCTGGGCAGTTCACTCTCGACGGCGGCACGTGGGACGTCGACAACAACGTGTGGATCGTCGGCGACGACCGTGAGGTGATCGTCGTCGACGCCGCCCACGATGCCGACGCCATCGCCGAGGCGGTAGGTGACCGTCGGCTCAAAGCCGTCGTGTGCACCCATGCCCACAACGATCACATCGACGCCGCCCCCGAGCTCGCGGCGCGCACCGGTGCCCCGATCCTGCTCCACGCCGACGACCTGCCGCTGTGGAAGCAGACCCACCCCGACCGGACCCCCGACGGCGAACTCACCGACGGTCAGGTCCTCACCGTGGCGGGCGTCGAACTGACCGTGCTGCACACCCCTGGCCACGCGCCCGGTGCGGTCTGTCTGTATACAGCGGCCCTCACCGCCCTCTTCAGCGGCGACACGCTCTTCTCGGGCGGGCCGGGGGCGACGGGGCGGTCGTACAGCCATTTCCCGACCATCATCGACTCGATCCGGGGCCGGCTGCTCGGCCTGCCCGGCGACACCGTCGTATACACCGGACACGGAGAGACGACCACCGTCTCCGCCGAGGCCCCGCAGCTCCAGGAGTGGATCGACCGGGGTTTCTGA